Proteins from one Gorilla gorilla gorilla isolate KB3781 chromosome 11, NHGRI_mGorGor1-v2.1_pri, whole genome shotgun sequence genomic window:
- the HOXD12 gene encoding homeobox protein Hox-D12, whose amino-acid sequence MCERSLYRAGYVGSLLNLQSPDSFYFSNLRPNGGQLAALPPISYPRGALPWAATPASCAPAQPAGATAFGGFSQPYMAGSGPLGLQPPTAKDGPEEQAKFYAPEAAAGPEERGRTRPSFAPESSLAPAVAALKAAKYDYAGVGRATAGSTTLLQGAPCAPGFKDDTKGPLNLNMTVQAAGVASCLRPSLPDGLPWGAAPGRARKKRKPYTKQQIAELENEFLVNEFINRQKRKELSNRLNLSDQQVKIWFQNRRMKKKRVVLREQALALY is encoded by the exons ATGTGTGAGCGCAGTCTCTACAGAGCGGGCTATGTGGGCTCGCTTCTGAATCTGCAGTCGCCAGACTCTTTCTACTTCTCCAACCTGCGGCCGAATGGCGGCCAGTTGGCCGCGCTTCCCCCTATCTCCTACCCGCGCGGCGCGCTGCCCTGGGCCGCCACGCCCGCCTCCTGCGCCCCCGCGCAGCCTGCGGGCGCCACTGCCTTCGGCGGCTTCTCGCAGCCCTACATGGCTGGCTCCGGGCCTCTCGGCCTGCAGCCCCCAACAGCCAAGGACGGACCCGAAGAGCAGGCTAAGTTCTATGCGCCCGAAGCGGCCGCTGGGCCAGAGGAGCGCGGTCGTACCCGGCCGTCCTTCGCCCCCGAGTCTAGCCTGGCTCCTGCAGTGGCTGCTCTCAAAGCGGCCAAGTATGACTACGCTGGTGTGGGTCGTGCCACGGCGGGCTCCACGACCCTGCTCCAGGGGGCTCCCTGCGCCCCTGGCTTCAAGGACGACACCAAGGGCCCGCTCAACTTGAACATGACAGTGCAGGCGGCGGGCGTTGCCTCTTGCCTGCGACCTTCACTGCCCGACG GCCTGCCATGGGGGGCGGCCCCGGGGAGGGCCCGCAAGAAGCGGAAACCCTACACGAAGCAGCAGATTGCGGAGTTGGAGAACGAATTCCTCGTCAACGAATTCATCAACAGGCAGAAACGCAAGGAATTGTCCAATAGGCTGAACCTCAGCGACCAGCAAGTCAAAATCTGGTTCCAGAACAGGCGTATGAAGAAGAAGCGCGTGGTGCTTCGGGAGCAGGCGCTGGCGCTCTACTAG
- the HOXD13 gene encoding homeobox protein Hox-D13, producing MSRAGSWDMDGLRADGGGAGGAPASSSSSSVAAAAASGQCRGFLSAPVFAGAHSGRAAAAAAAAAAAAAAASGFAYPGTSERTGSSSSSSSSAVVAARPEAPPAKECPAPTPAAAAAAPPSAPALGYGYHFGNGYYSCRMSHGVGLQQNALKSSPHASLGAFPVEKYMDVSGLASSSVPANEVPARAKEVSFYQGYTSPYQHVPGYIDMVSTFGSGEPRHEAYISMEGYQSWTLANGWNSQVYCTKDQPQGSHFWKSSFPGDVALNQPDMCVYRRGRKKRVPYTKLQLKELENEYAINKFINKDKRRRISAATNLSERQVTIWFQNRRVKDKKIVSKLKDTVS from the exons ATGAGCCGCGCCGGGAGCTGGGACATGGACGGGCTGCGGGCAGACGGCGGGGGCGCCGGTGGCGCCCcggcctcttcttcctcctcctcggtggcggcggcggcggcgtcaGGCCAGTGCCGCGGCTTTCTCTCCGCGCCTGTGTTCGCCGGGGCGCATTcggggcgggcggcggcggcggcagcggcggctgcggcggcggcagcggcagccTCCGGCTTTGCGTACCCCGGGACCTCTGAGCGCACGGGCTCTTCCTCGTCGTCGTCCTCTTCTGCCGTTGTAGCGGCGCGCCCGGAGGCTCCCCCAGCCAAAGAGTGCCCAGCACCCACGCCTGCAGCGGCCGCTGCAGCGCCCCCGAGCGCTCCAGCGCTGGGCTACGGCTACCACTTCGGCAACGGCTACTACAGCTGCCGTATGTCGCACGGCGTGGGCTTACAGCAGAATGCGCTCAAGTCATCGCCGCACGCCTCGCTGGGAGCCTTTCCCGTGGAGAAGTACATGGACGTGTCAGGCCTGGCGAGCAGCAGCGTACCGGCCAACGAGGTGCCAGCGCGAGCCAAGGAGGTATCCTTCTACCAGGGCTATACGAGCCCTTACCAGCACGTGCCCGGCTATATCGACATGGTGTCCACTTTCGGCTCCGGGGAGCCTCGGCACGAGGCCTACATCTCCATGGAGGGGTACCAGTCCTGGACGCTGGCTAACGGGTGGAACAGCCAGGTGTACTGCACCAAGGACCAGCCACAGGGGTCTCACTTTTGGAAATCTTCCTTTCCAG GGGATGTGGCTCTAAATCAGCCGGACATGTGCGTCTAccgaagagggaggaagaagagagtgcCTTACACCAAACTGCAGCTCAAAGAACTGGAGAACGAGTATGCCATTAACAAGTTCATTAACAAGGACAAGCGGCGGCGTATCTCGGCTGCTACGAACCTATCTGAGAGACAAGTGACCATTTGGTTTCAGAACCGAAGAGTGAAGGACAAGAAAATTGTCTCCAAGCTCAAAGATACTGTCTCCTGA